Part of the Xiphophorus couchianus chromosome 19, X_couchianus-1.0, whole genome shotgun sequence genome is shown below.
ATTTAATGTCAGagtttttgtataaaacatCCTAGAATCAAACATCCTGAGCTcacatgcctttttttttttttttttaccctcccTGCATGCAGACCAGCTCTGACATCCTGCAGCAGCTCTCTCGGCACAGCATCCTGACAGCtcgcttgtttgttttggggatCAGCAGCAGTCATGTGCTGTGGGAAAGCctggggaggaggagggggtcTCTGCATGGACGTGAGAACCCCTTGCAAACCCCCCATCTGCGCGTCATGGAACATTTGCAGAACAGGGACCTCCCACCTTAAAGGCGTGCAACAGAGAGCAGACACAACAGTACGTCGGATCTGCCCTCCGCCGGGCGCTGGCATCTCGGGTGACGAGCCCGGAGCCGCCGTGGCCTTAGCGGAGCAACAAGAAAGCAGCGACGGCTTTCCGCGAAATGCGGCCCCGCTGAGAGAGAGGAAGCTGCCGGGCCGAGCAGACTTACCGCACGGAGACATGGATACAGGGGCCGTTCACAGGGGCGACGGGGCGACTGGTGTTTCGGCTGGGTCATCTGCGGGCAGCCGAGGGCGCAGAGCTCCGTTTGGAGCCATCGGAGCTGGCCGCTGTCAAAACGTCCTGCTGCTGTTGAACGAgtggccagtagggggcgacAAAGGAGGCGATAACATTCATAGCATCGCGGGCACTTGGAGGAATACGGAAGGCCATTACTGCCACgaggatgaaaaacaaaacaaaactgggaCACATGGTCGTAATTATTACATGTAGTCATAATTATGACATTcgaagtcaaaataatgaattataaagtaacttttacaagattgtaaattaaatattgagaTGTACTGATCTACAGTAATTATGgcattcaaaataataattgtgacttttttgactattttttccTTTGACTTTTAGACTCATGATTAgttcatttcaattcaattaaattcaaacattaTTAAAGACAGTGTCCTGGATTCCTGGTCCATAGTAGAGattaaaaacatagaaaaaaggaaagaagagagagaaaaatattattggtagcaataaaatatttttcaaatcatgtttgactttaaagtTCTAGTTACAAAGACAGagtaatattttgtaattttaaagtcaaagtaaCAGACTCATAATACAAGCAAAATAATAAGCATGACTAAATCTTAATTTTGAGATCCAAAATCACATTGACTTTAACAGTCAAAAGTTATGAgataatgttatttaattatACAAATGTCATAACAATGACACTCAAAATTATAATTGTTACTTTACAGATGagttacttttaaaatgctgttaaatttgaaagccaattacaaaataaaatcaaatttattataGGACTGAAGTCCTAAGGCTGAACCTTAAAtgcagaattttgacttttaaagccaataataaaatataaaatcacaatTCTGTTAAAAATTCATAACGTTAACTTTCCATCATATTTAAAGCTATTAAATGAtgcaaagtcataattttgacttttaaacttAAATGATCAGATTCTAAACCTAAACTTTGACCAAggcatatacagtatgtgtatcCCATAATTACAGCAAAGAAGCTGTTGACTAACTtgacacaataaacaaaaaactgcagagACCTTTTTCTATCAGATTcaattaatgtatttattgacTCACATAGAAAAAGAGGGAACGACCAGAACATCACCCAGTAAAAGATATAATagaagattttattaaatagttCGGAAATTTCTTAAGTGCAAAAATCTGCAGCAATCAGTGCTGATAAAACTCGACTTTCTGcatgagataaaaaaatatacatatatatatatactgtatatatatccAAATTTAAAAGTGCAAATCACAAAATAATCCAGCATGGCTGATCTTcagagctgattttttttttaatatacagtacgtataaaacaagaaaaacagatttaaggTAAGTCATTGAAGCAGGAGAGAAGAGAGTCTCTTCTAGCCAGCAGCGTTGCCACTTCCTGTTGGAGTGAAGTGGTTTTCCTTCAGGAGGCTCCTGTCAGCTTCAGAGTCCAGGCCCACTGGCACGGCATCTTCCTGAAGGACAGCGGAGGCAGAAACACCTGCAGTCCGCCGGGCTGCACAGGCGTCCACTGCAGAGGGCCGTGACCCACCAGCTCCACCTTTTTAAGGCCAGAGAAAATTGATAAACCACCGTCCACATTAACAAGGAGCGTTAATGGGTTCTGTGCAGGTTCTAAATCATTTACAAGTAACCTCAAATTTTTCAGTaactacgttttttttttttttttatatatatatttcaacgCATTTGTAGTTCTACCCggcaacagatttaaaaaaatttttttttacctgcgtCTGTTTCTGGGTAACCACGGGTTCATTCAGGATCACCGATCCATCATCCGGCCAGTCCAGTAAAATGGCGAAGATCGCCTTTTCCTGAGGTTTGGACGTGTACCTGCGGAAGAGGGAGTTCTGCTTTTAAAACACGTGTATTCAAGTTTTCTCAAATCAATTCTTTCTTTGAATTCAATCAATTAAAGTCCGAAATGAGCCACGATCCAATCACTATGAAGCTTTTGTCTCTGTCTGAGAGGCTTCCCGGGCAGAAGAGGCGCTCTGTTCacattagggctgaaacaattcatcagattaattgtgattaatggATTACTGGCATGATCATTTAGTGATTGATTAACCGCAACACGCTCTAAAACATggcatttgctgaaagaacaacaacctcagagcagtaattaggTCAAAGCtgaatgtttattcattttgcttttaagatatttgctcaactacccaaaactcctcaagtggattagttttagcttcacccagttACAattctgtgggaaaaaaactacaaaaaaaactccCTTCAATCTGTCTTTGCTATCATATTATTactcaaaaaacacaacagcagaaatgttagTATTTTTTCCAGCTCTCTTGCTACAAATGGTATGTCAAAGGAATGCACTGTTATTGCATTCCAGgcaataaatgtttcttttcttatttaaaaaggaacttaattatttgcttatttgaattttcttctgTACGTCTAATACCGGATAAAACAGGCAggtggttaaacaaaaaaaatctgtcgatggtgtcaattttcttttatccGATTACTTGATTCATCGTCAGAGCGATCAACAGAATACTCGACGACTATAGTAAATGTTAGTGGCGGCTTTAGTTCACGAGGTTCAGACGCCCACCAGACGTTTTTGGTGACGTTCTCCTTCTGAGCCCGCCACGCCGTCGTGTTGTAGATGGCCTCGCCGTTCACCTTCAGCCACTGGCCCATCTGCCTGAGGCGCTCCTCGAAGATCGGGGCGATTCTGCCGTCGTGCGTCGGGCCCACGTTCATCAGCAGGTTCCCTCCACAGGACACGGTCTCCGCCAGGGTCTGACGGCACACGCACAGGAAGCAATGGGAGTAAGAAATGTGACCAGAGATgggaaatgggaaaaaaaaaagcaagagtgAAGAAATATCACAACTTAAAACGGTTGGAGGGAATCATTTATTCTAATTATTGTACGATGAAGAGGCTCGGGGTTCCCACACTTTTCACgcagtaaaatttaaaacactgtttaagcattttcaaggtgggtttttcacatttttccagaaGAAGTTccagaaaacgttttttttttttttttttcctccactccTTTGCTGCGCTGAATGTCCTTCTAAACCACCAACACATCCAGCAACCTGGGCGAGTTTCCAAGGTGCAGACAAAAAAACGCCAAATACCCATCCAgccaacagagagaaaaaggtgTCTGTTCTGTACTGCAATAAAAAGCTGTCCGACCCAAAGTAAGACGCTCGTTCCAGTTTCATAAGTGACCGCAAAGAAAACTGAGACGAAAACCTTCCAATTctcttctgctgttttctgcttctctcaaagattaaaacatttaccAGCTGTATGTACAGGTATGAGTGCTGATcctaaataaacattaatcCAGGTTTTCTCTAAATGATCTGATCAGGTTCCCCCTTTATGTTGTGATACttgttgttttataacttcAATATAGGCTAACATAGCTAGACAGTGCTACCAGCTAACTGAAACATAAACACTGGATTTAGGATGTATAAGTGAAAGATTGCAGCAACAGAAGTTCATTGTTTAGTGAAGGAACTCGGGTCTGCTCGCCCCAGGTAAAGAAAGTTTTGGGTTTCTCACCGCCACAAGCTCCTCGATGGTGATGTAGTCGCTGAGCGGAGCGTTGCGTCTGTAGCCCCAGGACTTGGAGTCGATGGTCATGCAGTTTTCCCATTTGTGCTTGAGCAGATGTCCTGGCTGGTAGCGGTCATTACAGGTGTAATACCCACCGTGTTTGCAGATGGAACCGGAGCCCCAGCGATCGTTCGTCACAATGGTGTCTTTTACCGGACTGTCAAACAAACACATCACATTACGTCCATCgatgaaaacagctgaaagtttCCTCGTTTGCAAGCCTACCTGTCGTTGTAGAGCCAGGCCAGGAAGCCCGTGCTGTTCCAGTACTTGTCGGGAGCATTTCCGTCGCCGTCGGACCACAGCACCTCTGGTTTGTACTTCAAAACAAGGTCGTAAAGCTCGGGGAGAGTTTTAGTGGTAGGGAAGTAGTTTGTAGTGAAGACGTTGGCGGCATCTTGGTCAAAGAGCGGGTTGAACCACTCGAACAGAGAATGGTACAGCCCCAAACGAAGGCCACCCTGGGCGCGCACGGCACTCGCCACTTCATCCACCAGGTCTCGCTTTGGTCCCACGTCCACGGCGTTCCAGTTCCAGGAGTTTTTGGAGCCCCAAAGCGTAAATCCTGAGAAGAGAAAAATTCACCAGCAAAAAACAGCACAGCTCGTGACATCAACACAATCGGCAAAGGTCAGGAAGTTCATTTTCTCAAACTCTACAACATACAAGTTTGAAATCCCTTGAACAGAAAAGCAACTTTCACATCCTAGTGGTAGATTTCGCTTGTTTACCTTCATGGTGTTTCGTGGTCAGCACAATGTACTTTGCCCCCGATGCAGCAAAGATGTCCATCCACTCTTTGGCATCGAAGAACTCAGCTGTAAACTGTGGTGCAAAGTCTTGG
Proteins encoded:
- the fuca2 gene encoding plasma alpha-L-fucosidase, with the protein product MGALTVVCLLVWTMTIDFTTAKYEPTWESIDSRPLPEWFDQAKFGIFIHWGVFSVPSFGSEWFWYYWQKKIPEYVDFMKKNYPPDFKYQDFAPQFTAEFFDAKEWMDIFAASGAKYIVLTTKHHEGFTLWGSKNSWNWNAVDVGPKRDLVDEVASAVRAQGGLRLGLYHSLFEWFNPLFDQDAANVFTTNYFPTTKTLPELYDLVLKYKPEVLWSDGDGNAPDKYWNSTGFLAWLYNDSPVKDTIVTNDRWGSGSICKHGGYYTCNDRYQPGHLLKHKWENCMTIDSKSWGYRRNAPLSDYITIEELVATLAETVSCGGNLLMNVGPTHDGRIAPIFEERLRQMGQWLKVNGEAIYNTTAWRAQKENVTKNVWYTSKPQEKAIFAILLDWPDDGSVILNEPVVTQKQTQVELVGHGPLQWTPVQPGGLQVFLPPLSFRKMPCQWAWTLKLTGAS